In the Pseudomonas orientalis genome, one interval contains:
- a CDS encoding ComEA family DNA-binding protein, with amino-acid sequence MLNTYVSSLIFALLASVSVATTAAPSAKPEVPTPISAQMAKPEQSAKVNLNAADAETLRRDLFGIGASKAKAIVAFRESNGPFTAVDELLEVKGIGKALLEKNRDRLVIN; translated from the coding sequence ATGCTGAACACCTACGTTTCCTCCCTTATCTTCGCCTTGCTCGCCAGCGTCTCTGTCGCCACCACCGCAGCGCCATCCGCCAAACCTGAAGTCCCGACCCCCATCTCCGCGCAAATGGCCAAACCCGAGCAGTCCGCCAAGGTCAACCTCAACGCGGCCGATGCAGAAACCCTGCGACGCGATTTGTTCGGTATCGGCGCCTCCAAGGCAAAAGCGATCGTTGCCTTTCGCGAAAGCAATGGCCCCTTCACGGCGGTGGACGAATTGCTGGAAGTAAAGGGTATTGGCAAGGCCTTGCTGGAAAAGAATCGCGACAGGCTGGTGATCAACTAA